The following proteins are encoded in a genomic region of alpha proteobacterium U9-1i:
- a CDS encoding transcriptional regulator, TetR family produces the protein MGRHIVVAVENYGAFLMTSEPSPRRPRSKPAPANVTTLDAEAWVEAAMDALAEGGVDAIRVDRLAKKLGVTRGSFYWHFKDHDALLRAVLRDWRRRATYRLRPRIERADATVKDWLKELLALPYSGPRAERGAAIELAIRLWARRDKDAARVVRVIDRTRLTYFAGLMEQRGVPAKDAKGRALLFYAFLMAEGTIVVDNKDEAMIAACERLLLDP, from the coding sequence TTGGGCCGTCACATCGTCGTCGCGGTGGAGAATTACGGTGCGTTTCTAATGACTTCAGAGCCTTCTCCGCGACGCCCCCGCTCCAAACCGGCGCCGGCCAATGTGACCACACTGGACGCCGAAGCGTGGGTCGAGGCGGCCATGGACGCTCTCGCCGAAGGCGGTGTTGACGCCATTCGGGTCGATCGATTGGCGAAAAAACTCGGCGTCACGCGCGGCAGTTTTTACTGGCACTTCAAGGACCACGACGCACTGCTCCGGGCGGTGCTGCGCGATTGGCGCCGTCGCGCCACCTATCGCCTACGCCCCCGCATCGAGCGAGCCGACGCCACCGTGAAGGATTGGCTCAAGGAATTGCTCGCGCTGCCCTATTCGGGGCCCCGCGCCGAGCGCGGCGCCGCGATTGAGCTCGCCATCCGCCTCTGGGCGCGGCGCGATAAGGACGCCGCACGCGTCGTGCGCGTGATCGATCGCACCCGGCTGACCTATTTCGCTGGCCTCATGGAGCAGCGCGGCGTACCCGCAAAGGACGCCAAGGGGCGCGCGCTCTTGTTCTATGCCTTCCTCATGGCCGAAGGCACGATCGTTGTGGACAACAAGGACGAAGCGATGATCGCCGCGTGCGAGCGACTTTTGCTCGACCCATAA
- a CDS encoding outer membrane receptor proteins, mostly Fe transport, protein MSSSRGGANAPGRRNGLGFKLALGLGTAMCLAAPTAALAQATDVLDDEIIVTATKRGDAIAQDIPIAITAFNDAQLQALNFQDLQSLSYTIPNVQMEDIGTAPGVANFSIRGIGIASSIPSIDPTVGVFVDGVYLGINSGVVVDNFDLAGVEVLRGPQGTLYGRNVTGGAVLIRTKGPTDELEVSARAGVETGTRMYQDAAISGPIFGSTLTGRVAGYHSDDDGWFHNDFNGQEQGANELTILRGSLQWRPSDSFDILVRGEMQDGDGDGPAGQNHALFARDSFNFAIDNPGFATSEIRSLTGEMNWDVGFGDGTITSIIGWRENTGLSGSDIDATSGHGFHARAVNLQEQVSGELRYAGTFGSLDVTTGLYYFDQSLLYIEERSLAGGAVLRVGGGDGDFDSMGAFVSTDWHLNDALTFNAGIRYSEENKEARISRIRSATDPLDGANVVPGEGIRGGSIATRTLVYSDSPFDLSWNDVSPRVGVQYEPSDNTNLYAFWAKGFRSGGVNFRVTTFGNALISGAPTAFDAEEQSSFEIGLKQDLFDGVARLNLAWFHNTIDDMQRETNVADPVAGVQQVIVNAGDAILQGFDAELRLRPASYLTFTAQVGYVDASYDSINADLSGDGLVNGTDLALKIPRVAPWTYGFSVIHDLDVFDWATLSSRVSFNHRDSSFYTDNNRGTLEDADILDANFTLTPNEGPWQFAIYGNNLTNEVTYGNDTQLPDAALFGGDGAGPRPPPTFSPLNRGQVLGAELRFRF, encoded by the coding sequence ATGTCTAGTTCACGAGGCGGCGCCAACGCGCCGGGGCGGCGCAATGGCTTGGGTTTCAAGCTGGCGCTTGGGCTTGGCACGGCGATGTGCCTGGCCGCGCCAACGGCGGCATTGGCGCAGGCAACCGATGTGCTGGATGACGAGATCATCGTCACCGCCACGAAGCGTGGCGACGCTATCGCGCAAGATATCCCAATCGCGATCACGGCGTTCAATGACGCGCAATTGCAGGCGTTGAACTTCCAAGATCTGCAGAGCTTGAGCTACACGATCCCGAACGTGCAGATGGAAGACATCGGCACGGCGCCCGGCGTCGCAAACTTCAGCATTCGCGGTATCGGTATTGCGAGTTCGATTCCATCTATCGATCCCACCGTCGGCGTGTTCGTCGATGGCGTGTATCTCGGCATCAACAGCGGGGTCGTCGTCGACAATTTCGACCTCGCAGGCGTTGAAGTGCTCCGTGGCCCGCAAGGCACGCTCTACGGGCGTAACGTCACAGGTGGCGCGGTACTCATCCGCACCAAAGGCCCGACGGACGAACTCGAAGTCAGCGCGCGCGCCGGCGTCGAAACCGGAACGCGCATGTATCAGGACGCGGCGATTTCGGGTCCGATCTTCGGCAGCACTCTAACGGGTCGCGTGGCAGGCTATCACAGCGATGACGATGGATGGTTCCACAACGACTTCAACGGTCAGGAGCAAGGCGCGAACGAACTGACGATCTTGCGGGGATCTTTGCAGTGGAGACCGAGCGACTCGTTCGACATCCTCGTTCGCGGTGAGATGCAGGATGGCGACGGGGATGGCCCTGCAGGTCAGAACCACGCGCTCTTTGCGCGTGATTCCTTCAACTTCGCTATCGACAATCCAGGCTTTGCGACAAGCGAAATTCGTAGCCTCACAGGCGAGATGAACTGGGACGTCGGCTTTGGCGACGGCACCATCACATCCATCATCGGCTGGCGCGAAAACACCGGGCTTTCCGGGTCTGACATCGATGCGACGTCCGGCCACGGTTTCCACGCTCGTGCGGTGAACCTGCAAGAGCAGGTGAGTGGCGAATTGCGTTATGCTGGTACGTTTGGCAGTCTCGATGTCACCACCGGCCTCTACTATTTCGACCAAAGTCTGCTCTACATCGAAGAACGTTCGCTGGCTGGCGGCGCGGTGCTCCGCGTCGGCGGCGGTGATGGTGACTTTGACTCGATGGGCGCGTTCGTTAGCACCGATTGGCACCTGAACGACGCACTGACCTTCAATGCCGGCATTCGCTACAGCGAAGAAAACAAGGAAGCGCGTATTTCGCGTATTCGTTCGGCGACGGATCCGCTCGACGGTGCAAACGTCGTGCCGGGTGAAGGAATTCGCGGCGGCAGTATCGCGACGCGCACTCTTGTCTATTCGGACAGCCCTTTCGATCTCTCCTGGAACGACGTATCGCCGCGGGTCGGCGTCCAATATGAGCCTAGCGACAACACGAACCTCTATGCGTTCTGGGCCAAGGGCTTCCGTTCAGGCGGCGTGAACTTCCGCGTTACCACGTTCGGCAACGCTCTGATCAGCGGCGCACCGACCGCATTCGACGCAGAAGAACAGAGCTCGTTTGAAATCGGCTTGAAGCAGGATCTGTTTGACGGCGTCGCGCGCTTGAACCTCGCGTGGTTTCACAACACGATCGACGACATGCAGCGCGAAACCAACGTTGCTGACCCGGTCGCTGGCGTTCAGCAGGTCATCGTCAACGCGGGTGACGCCATTCTTCAAGGCTTCGACGCGGAATTGCGTTTGCGTCCGGCCAGCTATCTCACGTTCACGGCACAAGTTGGCTACGTCGACGCCTCTTATGACAGCATCAACGCTGATCTGAGTGGCGACGGCCTCGTCAACGGCACCGACTTGGCGTTGAAAATTCCGCGCGTGGCGCCCTGGACCTACGGTTTCAGCGTGATCCACGATCTCGACGTGTTCGATTGGGCGACGTTGTCGAGCCGCGTGAGCTTCAACCACCGTGACTCGAGCTTCTACACCGACAACAATCGCGGCACGCTCGAAGATGCGGATATACTGGATGCGAACTTCACGCTTACGCCTAACGAGGGCCCAT
- a CDS encoding acyl-CoA dehydrogenase family protein — protein MSDASLEAFRAEARAWLDENCPQSMRTPFGSEDEIVWGGRNGKFFSADAKLWLARMAERGWTAPIWPKQYGGGGLSNSENAVLQSELKRINARPALYSFGLWMLGPVLLEYANEEQKKEHLPKIARGEIRWCQGYSEPGAGSDLAGLQTKCEDKGDHWLINGQKVWTSYANYADWCFCLVRTDTSVKHEGISFVLIDMTTKGVETRPIKLISGASPFCETFFTDVKIPKENMVGRLNGGWEIAKRLLQYERTNISGFGSGARVDVVDIARDTIGLGDDGRLADGDLRARIAQHKMAERAYALTTQRAQEEAKAGQNVSHMASMFKVAGARLNIERCELMVEAAGSRAFGWSGDGFDRDELAVTRGWLRSKGNSIEGGTTEVNLNVVAKRVLGLRDTQ, from the coding sequence ATGTCAGACGCCAGCCTTGAAGCATTCCGCGCGGAGGCGCGCGCTTGGCTTGACGAAAACTGCCCGCAATCCATGCGCACGCCATTCGGGAGTGAGGACGAAATCGTATGGGGCGGACGCAACGGCAAGTTCTTCAGCGCTGACGCCAAGCTCTGGCTCGCCCGCATGGCGGAACGTGGCTGGACCGCGCCGATTTGGCCCAAGCAATATGGCGGCGGCGGCCTCAGCAACAGCGAGAACGCGGTGCTGCAAAGCGAGCTGAAGCGCATCAATGCGCGCCCGGCGCTCTATTCGTTCGGCCTGTGGATGCTCGGGCCGGTTTTGCTCGAGTACGCCAACGAAGAGCAGAAGAAGGAGCATCTGCCGAAAATTGCGCGCGGCGAAATTCGCTGGTGCCAAGGCTATTCCGAGCCGGGCGCGGGTTCCGATCTCGCCGGTCTGCAGACCAAGTGCGAGGACAAAGGCGATCACTGGCTCATCAACGGCCAGAAGGTGTGGACGTCTTACGCAAACTACGCCGACTGGTGTTTCTGCCTTGTGCGCACCGACACGAGCGTGAAGCACGAAGGCATTTCGTTTGTGCTGATCGACATGACCACGAAGGGCGTCGAGACGCGGCCGATCAAACTCATCTCCGGCGCTTCGCCGTTCTGCGAGACGTTTTTCACCGACGTGAAGATCCCCAAGGAGAACATGGTCGGACGATTGAATGGCGGTTGGGAGATCGCCAAGCGCTTGCTGCAATATGAACGCACTAACATTTCCGGCTTCGGCTCGGGCGCGCGTGTCGACGTGGTGGATATTGCTCGCGACACAATTGGCCTGGGTGATGACGGCCGCTTGGCGGACGGCGATCTCCGAGCGCGCATCGCCCAGCATAAAATGGCGGAGCGCGCCTACGCTCTGACAACACAGCGTGCGCAAGAGGAAGCCAAAGCCGGACAAAATGTCAGCCACATGGCGTCGATGTTCAAAGTGGCGGGCGCCAGGCTCAACATTGAACGGTGCGAGTTGATGGTGGAGGCGGCGGGCTCGCGCGCCTTCGGTTGGAGCGGCGATGGCTTCGACCGAGACGAACTTGCCGTCACGCGCGGCTGGCTGCGCTCCAAGGGCAATTCGATCGAAGGCGGCACGACCGAGGTGAACCTCAACGTCGTCGCCAAGCGCGTGCTTGGTTTGAGGGACACGCAATGA
- a CDS encoding acyl-CoA dehydrogenase family protein, whose protein sequence is MTFTLNEEQTLLRDAARDFCREQAPVARLRKLRDDKKNGVDPELWREMATMGWAGILVPDEYGGAGLGYVGLGLVLEAAGRTLAASPLHSTAMVGASALLLGGSDAQKAEWLPKIASGECVVAFAVDEGAHHAPKRSLLKIAGGKISGSKKYVADGHIADLFIVAGPKDLYLVRANASGVSRQALITVDSRGAADMTFDDAPAEALAGGAELVERVLDRAAAGLAAEMLGQAQEAFEITGEYLKTRKQFGQVIGGFQALQHRAAKMFTEIELTRSCVLAALDALDRGAGDVAALASLAKARAGDTLHLVSNEFVQMHGGIGMTDEHDAGLYLKRARVAEALYGSASYHRDRYARLLGF, encoded by the coding sequence ATGACGTTTACGCTCAACGAAGAACAGACTTTGCTGCGCGACGCGGCGCGTGATTTTTGTCGTGAGCAAGCGCCGGTGGCGCGGCTGCGCAAACTGCGCGACGACAAGAAGAATGGCGTCGATCCGGAGCTGTGGCGCGAGATGGCCACGATGGGGTGGGCCGGTATTCTTGTGCCCGACGAATATGGCGGGGCGGGGCTCGGGTATGTGGGGCTGGGCCTCGTGCTTGAGGCCGCCGGGCGTACCTTGGCGGCCTCGCCTTTGCACTCAACGGCGATGGTTGGCGCCAGCGCCTTGTTGCTGGGCGGCAGTGACGCGCAGAAAGCAGAGTGGCTGCCGAAAATCGCGTCGGGGGAATGCGTGGTTGCGTTCGCTGTCGATGAAGGCGCGCACCACGCGCCGAAACGGAGCCTGCTCAAGATTGCCGGCGGCAAAATAAGCGGTTCAAAAAAGTACGTTGCGGACGGGCACATCGCCGATCTGTTTATCGTCGCCGGCCCCAAAGACTTGTATCTCGTGAGGGCGAATGCGTCCGGCGTGTCGCGCCAAGCATTGATCACTGTCGACAGCCGCGGCGCCGCCGACATGACGTTCGACGATGCGCCGGCCGAGGCGTTGGCGGGCGGCGCGGAACTTGTGGAGCGGGTGCTTGATCGCGCCGCCGCCGGCTTGGCGGCGGAGATGCTTGGGCAGGCCCAAGAGGCGTTTGAGATCACCGGCGAATACTTGAAAACGCGAAAGCAGTTCGGCCAAGTGATCGGCGGATTCCAGGCGCTGCAGCACCGCGCGGCGAAGATGTTTACCGAGATCGAGCTGACGCGGTCGTGCGTCTTGGCTGCTTTGGACGCGTTGGACCGCGGCGCCGGTGACGTCGCCGCGTTGGCGAGCCTGGCCAAGGCGCGCGCCGGCGACACGCTGCATCTTGTGTCGAATGAGTTCGTGCAAATGCATGGCGGCATCGGCATGACCGATGAGCACGACGCTGGGCTCTATCTGAAACGCGCGCGCGTCGCCGAGGCGCTCTATGGCAGCGCGAGCTATCATCGCGATCGCTACGCGCGCTTGCTGGGCTTTTAG